The following proteins are encoded in a genomic region of Garra rufa chromosome 22, GarRuf1.0, whole genome shotgun sequence:
- the LOC141297340 gene encoding uncharacterized protein → MICVIFLLVAFLMVGSSKLCPHQCSCYEASELVDCRSRGFTHIPHSIPHGTWLLDLSGNKLSELRSTSFTGIWALRVLLLSQSNMQVLHSKALSSLTFLEKLDLSYNELRFLPPDFSQGLTALKDLKLSHNALERLESHALKDLESLERLDLSHNHIQVIEVGAFRGLTMLRHLNLAWNQLTVLQGGLLTMQQGLGVLLLNHNNISKIEAEALAPLQTLTILNLEANQLRSLKFKTFLNLQTPSTHLQMSENPWTCDCELHRVFSKILRVRRLHVDDYMNITCHLPLLLAGASLGLMHSQLCVAETATVLVITGTVMVTVVAALVMAERKRKKQKMSLEKQGNDPMPWESHK, encoded by the exons ATGATTTGTGTCATATTTTTACTTGTTGCTTTTCTCATGGTGGGGAGCTCGAAGCTCTGCCCTCATCAGTGTTCTTGTTACGAGGCGTCTGAGCTGGTGGACTGTCGATCCCGAGGGTTCACTCATATCCCTCACAGTATTCCACATGGGACGTGGCTCCTGGATCTCAGTGGGAATAAGCTTTCGGAGTTGAGGAGCACCTCTTTTACTGGGATATGGGCTCTCCGGGTCCTTCTGCTTTCTCAGAGCAACATGCAGGTGCTGCATTCTAAG GCTCTTTCCTCTCTGACCTTCCTGGAAAAGTTGGATCTGTCATACAACGAGCTCCGTTTCCTTCCTCCAGACTTCTCCCAAGGTTTGACAGCTCTTAAAGATCTCAAGCTTTCCCACAACGCTCTGGAGCGCCTCGAATCCCACGCCTTGAAGGACCTAGAAAGTCTGGAGAGGTTAGATCTCAGTCACAACCACATTCAAGTCATTGAAGTTGGGGCATTTCGTGGACTTACCATGCTCAGACACCTTAACCTTGCGTGGAATCAACTGACAGTCCTTCAAGGAGGTCTGCTCACCATGCAACAGGGTCTTGGTGTTCTTCTCTTGAACCACAACAACATCTCCAAGATAGAAGCAGAAGCTCTGGCGCCCTTACAAACCCTCACCATTCTCAACTTAGAAGCTAATCAGTTGAGGAGCCTGAAGTTCAAGACGTTCTTAAACCTTCAGACGCCCAGCACGCATCTGCAGATGTCGGAGAACCCCTGGACGTGCGACTGCGAGCTGCATCGCGTCTTCAGCAAGATCCTCCGCGTCAGGCGTCTCCATGTGGACGATTACATGAACATCACGTGCCATTTGCCGCTTTTGCTGGCTGGAGCGTCTCTGGGTTTAATGCACAGCCAGCTGTGTGTCGCAGAAACGGCCACCGTCCTGGTTATTACAGGAACTGTGATGGTGACTGTGGTGGCAGCTTTGGTTATGGCAGAACGCAAGAGAAAGAAGCAAAAGATGAGCTTGGAAAAACAAGGAAATGATCCTATGCCTTGGGAGTCTCACAAATga